In Spirochaetota bacterium, the genomic stretch TGGAGCTCATCATCGTCCACTTTCCAAGCCGTCCCCTGTATTCCTGAATCTCGGCATTATCGATAAAGACCTTTTCGCGCGCGCCGGCAATTCCAAAGCAGAACAGAAAAATAATAACGCAAATGACGCCTCTCCTCATTACTCGCTCTTTCACATTCAAACTCGAAAGCTTACGCTTTCTGCAGGGCCTGACTAAAACGGTTGACTCTTTCGATGTAATCGCCGAACCGGCGACTATCCCTTCCCAGGATGGCGGCATAATTTATCTGTAGAGCGCCGCCGTGCCCCTGAAACGCCATTTTCTTTCTATCAGCGGGAGCAAAGGTGTCAATAAAAAAAATGATTTCCGCGACCGGCATGAACGATGAAAAAAGGCCCCTGGAGGGGCCTTTGGCAAGCGCTCAAATCGGCGGGTGAAGCCGCCGGAATGCGTTTCGCGAAATCGCGCCTGCCGGAGTCGGGCGGCGCTTTCGCGAATGGGGCGTCAGGCTATGTGAATTTCCCGTTCTTTCGCCGCGGGCCGTATTCCCATGAGTCCGGCGAGTACGGCATTCCAGTTATAGTTTGCCAGCACGTTCCTTCGGGATTTTTCCCGCATGTCGATATAGCCCTCGAGGTCGTTTTCCATAAGGTCGATGATGTATTCGATCGCCCGGACCCATTCGGTCACGTCGGTTGATGAGGCGACCAGGCCGGTCTCGTTTCGAATGATTATCTCCTGCGGCCCCCCCGCTTCCGATACCACGGCCGGCAGTCCGCAGGCCTGCGCCTCGAGGACCGACATGCCGAAGGTGTCGGCGATGCTGGGAAACACGAACATATCGGAACCGGCGTAGACGTCGGGAAGTACCGATTGTTCGAGTTTGCCGGCAAAAACGACCCTGTCGTAGCCGCGCATGGTCTTTTTAATGGTCTCGATGTATGGACCGTCGCCGACCAGGAGCAGGTTGACGTTTTCCCTTTTGGCGGCGAGCCTCTTGTAGGCCTCCAGGAGCAGGTCGAGGTTTTTATCCTTCGACATCCTGCCCGTAAAGAGGATCGTGACGCCGTCGCGGATGCCGAAGCGCTCCATGAGCACGGTTTTGCCGGTGTCCTTCATCGAGAAAAAGTCACAATCGAGGCCGCGGCGGAATATCCTCATTTTGGAGCGGTCGTAGCCGCGCGATTCGATAATGTCCATGTATTCGTGCGTGGGCACGTGGATCTCGTCCATCGAGTTGTAAAACCATAT encodes the following:
- a CDS encoding glycosyltransferase gives rise to the protein MLLNKIGAAFSRISGGSGGRNKSIETGQGVASLFFSMPFFSPVKYLFLDEQKGLSPLAGAYPGGELDHEKRILWFTDTINDLNGPSVTLKKLGWLAHEKKLKLKLVSSLLEEEITDELPPNFVNLPFLYAFKLPYYDKYTLKIPALIRALKLIRSCKPDEIFISTPGPVGLFGLMAANILRVKKVGIYHTDFYLQSKAVVGNGIIPYILERLMIWFYNSMDEIHVPTHEYMDIIESRGYDRSKMRIFRRGLDCDFFSMKDTGKTVLMERFGIRDGVTILFTGRMSKDKNLDLLLEAYKRLAAKRENVNLLLVGDGPYIETIKKTMRGYDRVVFAGKLEQSVLPDVYAGSDMFVFPSIADTFGMSVLEAQACGLPAVVSEAGGPQEIIIRNETGLVASSTDVTEWVRAIEYIIDLMENDLEGYIDMREKSRRNVLANYNWNAVLAGLMGIRPAAKEREIHIA